A window of the Hypomesus transpacificus isolate Combined female chromosome 10, fHypTra1, whole genome shotgun sequence genome harbors these coding sequences:
- the asap1a gene encoding LOW QUALITY PROTEIN: arf-GAP with SH3 domain, ANK repeat and PH domain-containing protein 1a (The sequence of the model RefSeq protein was modified relative to this genomic sequence to represent the inferred CDS: inserted 1 base in 1 codon): MRASSSRLSSFSSRDSLSWNRMPDQISVSEFLSETTEDYNSPTTSSFTTRLQSCRNTVNILEEALDQDRTALQKVKKSVKAIYNSGQDHVQNEEIYGQALDRFGSNFLGRDNPDLGRDNPDLGTAFVKFSSLVKELSALLKNLLQSLSHNLIFTLDSLLKGDLKGVKGDIKKPFDKAWKDYEAKFTKIEKEKREHAKQHGMIRTEITGAEIAEEMEKERRLFQLQMCEYLIKVNEIKTKKGVDLLQNLIKYYHAQCNFFQDGMTTADKLKQYIEKLAADLYNIKQTQDEEKKQLTALRDLIKSSLQLDQKEDSQSKQSGYSMHQLQGNKEFGSEKKGYLMKKSDGLRKVWQRRKCSVKSGILTISHATSNRQPVRLNLLTCQVKPSGEDKKCFDLISHNRTYHFQAEDEQEFVIWISVLTNSKEEALNMAFQGGQSTAGEDTLEDLTKAIIEDVLRMPGNELCCDCGAADPKWLSTNLGIVTCIECXGIHREMGVHISRIQSMELDKLGSSELLLAKNIGNSSFNDIMEGNLPSPKPTPSSDMTVRKEYINAKYMDHKFARRTGATATSRQGELYEAVRSRDLLSLVQLYAEGVELMEPLPEAGKEAGETALHYSVRTADQTSLHLVDFLVQNSGNLDRQTESGNTALHYCCIYEKQECLKLLLRGKPDIDIANQSRETALDIARRLRNSQCEEPLVEAATGKFNPHVHVEYEWSLRLEEIDESDDDLDDKPSPVKKERSPRPQSFCHSSSVSPQDKLTLPGSYAPHRDKQRLSYGAFAHPVYSTSTDTPPSPGPDASGASLGGRTTGKGGPPTSLPLGSQSAGGGGSSTLKKRPPPPPPGHKRTHSDPPSPVLQGPQSKGSESTPPPGNRTSPANKFEGIQQQQSTTTSNTKSTLGPRVLPKLPQKVALRKIDTIHLPSVDKPSQPPEVFQKTESSQKSPQPPDTTPKPPLTPLDTPQRAPLSEKPQLSELPPKPQISDLPPKPQLSDLPPKPQISDLPPKPQLKDLPPKPQLGDIPPKPSVSEKRTPPDMAGTKPVADGQLSGLQGEQSPKQASEETNGSPPGAMEMPVPLPRKINTGKSKLKRVKTIYDCLADNEDELTFAEGEVIIVTGEEDQEWWIGHIEGHPERKGAFPMSFVHILSD; the protein is encoded by the exons GATGCCAGACCAAATCTCGGTGTCCGAGTTTCTCTCGGAAACCACAGAAGACTACAATTCGCCAACGACCTCCAGCTTTACCACCCGGCTGCAGAGCTGTCGGAACACGGTTAACATCTTGGAGGAG GCTTTGGATCAAGACCGAACAGCGCTTCAGAAGGTGAAGAAGTCTGTCAAAGCCATATACAACTCTGGGCAAG ATCATGTTCAGAATGAGGAGATCTATGGGCAGGCACTGGACAGGTTTGGCAGCAACTTCCTGGGCAGGGACAACCCAGACCTGGGCAGAGACAACCCAGACCTGGGCACAGCCTTCGTCAAGTTTTCAAGTCTAGTCAAGGAGCTGTCAGCACTGCTCAAGAATCTG CTTCAGAGCCTGAGCCACAACTTAATTTTCACCCTGGACTCGCTTCTCAAAGGGGACCTGAAAGGAGTGAAGGGG GATATAAAGAAACCTTTTGACAAGGCATGGAAAGACTACGAAGCTAAGTT CACCAAGATtgagaaggagaaaagagagcaCGCAAAACAGCATGGAATGATCCGGACGGAGATTACTGGTGCCGAGATAGCTGAGGAAATGGAGAAGGAGCGCCGGCTTTTCCAATTACAGATGTGTGAG TACCTGATTAAAGTAAATGAGATCAAGACCAAGAAGGGAGTCGATCTGCTCCAGAACCTCATAAAATACTACCACGCACAGTGCAA CTTTTTCCAGGATGGCATGACAACTGCAGACAAGTTGAAGCAGTACATCGAGAAGCTTGCCGCTGACCTGTACAAT ATAAAGCAAACCCAGGATGAAGAGAAGAAGCAGTTAACCGCCCTCCGGGACCTTATTAAATCCTCTTTACAGCTTGACCAAAAGGAG GACTCTCAGAGCAAGCAGAGTGGCTACAGTATGCACCAGCTCCAAGGAAACAAAGAGTTTGGGAGTGAGAAAAAGGGCTATCTGATGAAAAAGAGTGATGG GCTACGGAAGGTGTGGCAGAGGAGGAAGTGTTCCGTAAAGAGTGGTATCCTCACCATCTCCCATGCCACG TCCAACAGACAGCCAGTAAGGTTAAACCTGTTGACCTGCCAGGTCAAACCAAGTGGGGAGGATAAGAAGTGCTTTGACCTCATCTCCC ATAATCGCACATATCATTTCCAGGCTGAAGATGAACAGGAGTTTGTCAT cTGGATCTCGGTGCTGACCAACAGTAAGGAAGAGGCTCTGAACATGGCATTCCAGGGGGGTCAGagcacagcaggagaggacactCTGGAGGACCTGACCAAAGCTATCATTGAAGATGTACTCCGGATGCCCGGGAATGAGCTCTGCTGTGACTGCGGCGCTGCAG ACCCCAAGTGGCTGTCCACTAACCTGGGTATAGTGACGTGTATCGAGT CTGGGATCCACAGGGAGATGGGTGTCCACATCTCCCGCATCCAGTCAATGGAGCTGGACAAGCTAGGATCCTCCGAACTGCTG cTGGCAAAGAACATAGGCAACAGCAGTTTCAATGATATCATGGAGGGAAACCTCCCATCGCCAAAGCCAACCCCATCTAGTGACAT GACAGTGAGGAAGGAGTATATCAATGCCAAATACATGGATCATAAGTTTGCTCGGCGGACCGGGGCCACAGCAACCAGCAGGCAGGGAGAGCTGTACGAGGCGGTGCGCTCACGAGATCTGCTGTCACTAGTCCAGCTCTACGCAGAGGGGGTAGAGCTTATGGAGCCACTGCCAGAGGCAGGCAAG gaggctggagagacggCTCTTCACTACTCTGTGAGGACTGCAGACCAGACCTCTCTGCATCTGGTTGACTTCCTAGTGCAAAACAG TGGAAACCTTGACAGGCAGACCGAGAGCGGCAACACTGCGCTGCATTACTGCTGCATATATGAAAAACAGGAGTGCCTCAAATTACTGCTGCGGGGCAAACCGGACATTGACATAG ccaatcagagcagagagacagcactgGACATTGCCAGGAGGTTGAGGAACTCCCAGTGTGAGGAACCA TTGGTGGAGGCAGCAACGGGGAAGTTCAACCCTCATGTCCATGTGGAATATGAGTGGAGCCTGCGTCTGGAGGAGATAGACGAGAGTGACGACGACCTGGATGACAAG CCCAGCCCGGTGAAGAAGGAGCGCTCCCCACGGCCCCAGAGCTTCTGCCACTCATCCAGTGTCTCCCCCCAAGATAAACTCACTCTCCCAGGGAGCTATGCTCCGCACAGAGACAAGCAGCGGCTGTCCTACGGGGCCTTTGCCCACCCAGTCTACAGCACCTCCACAGACACTCCTCCGTCACCTGGGCCCGATGCTTCTGGGGCTTCCCTGGGGGGAAGGACCACTGGGAAAG GTGGCCCTCCCACCTCCTTGCCGCTGGGATCCCAGTCTGCAGGCGGAGGAGGTAGCTCCACCCTCAAAAAgagacccccacccccacccccaggccACAAGCGCACGCACTCCGACCCCCCCAGCCCCGTCCTGCAAGGCCCCCAGAGCAAAG GAAGTGAGTCCACTCCCCCACCAGGAAATAGGACCTCACCTGCTAACAAGTTTGAAGGAATTCAGCAGCAGCAAAG CACTACCACTAGTAACACaaaatcaacacttggtccaaggGTTCTTCCCAAACTACCTCAGAAAG TGGCACTACGTAAGATTGACACTATCCACCTCCCCTCTGTGGACAAGCCCAGTCAGCCACCAGAGGTTTTCCAGAAGACAGAGTCTTCCCAGaagtccccccagccccctgacaCCACACCTAAACCCCCACTGACCCCTCTGGACACCCCTCAGAGAGCGCCTCTGTCCGAGAAACCCCAGCTGAGTGAGCTCCCCCCCAAGCCCCAAATCTCTGACTTGCCCCCCAAACCGCAACTGTCCGACCTCCCCCCGAAACCACAGATATCCGACCTTCCTCCCAAGCCTCAACTCAAAGACCTTCCTCCCAAGCCACAACTGGGTGACATCCCCCCGAAACCCTCCGTCAGTGAAAAACGCACCCCTCCAGACATGGCAGGTACCAAGCCTGTGGCGGATGGTCAATTGTCTGGCCTACAAGGGGAGCAATCTCCCAAACAGGCCAGTGAGGAAACCAATGGGAGCCCACCAGGGGCCATGGAGATGCCTGTACCTCTGCCTAGGAAGATTAATACA GGCAAGAGCAAATTAAAACGGGTGAAGACCATCTATGACTGTCTGGCAGATAATGAGGACGAACTGACCTTTGCGGAGGGAGAGGTCATTATTGTcacaggggaggaggaccaggagtgGTGG atCGGGCACATAGAAGGACACCCCGAGAGAAAAGGGGCCTTTCCTATGTCCTTTGTGCACattctgtctgactga
- the fam49ba gene encoding CYFIP-related Rac1 interactor B isoform X1 has translation MGNLIKVLTRDIDNNTGNFFLDFENAKPTEAERQQWEQVNKVLLEALAILDDLQSYRGAGEEIRQAIQNPSVDQVQERAWAAVVPLVGKLKKFYEFSLRLEGSLHGLLKSLTSARCSPTQHLEQEQALARQFAEILHFTLRFDELKMTNPAIQNDFSYYRRTLSRMRINNVAAEEHNEVNNELANRMSLFYANATPMLKTLSDATTKFVSDNTDLPIENTTDCLSTMASVCKVMLETPEYRSRFANEDTVSFCLRVMVGVIILYDYVHPAGAFTRSSKIDMKGCIKVLKDQPPSSVEGLLNALRYTTKHLNDETTSKQIKNMLQVN, from the exons ATGGGGAACCTGATCAAGGTGTTGACGAGGGACATTGATAACAATACGGGAAACTTCTTCCTGGACTTTGAGA ATGCCAAGCCTACAGAAGCAGAGAGGCAGCAGTGGGAGCAGGTGAACAAGGTGCTGCTGGAGGCTCTGGCCATACTGGATGACCTGCAGTCCTACCgtggagcaggagaagagatcagacag gcGATACAGAATCCTAGTGTGGACCAGGTCCAGGAGAGAGCCTGGGCTGCCGTGGTGCCGCTGGTGGGGAAACTGAAGAAGTTCTATGAGTTCTCTCTGAGGTTAG aggggTCGTTGCATGGTCTGCTGAAGTCTCTGACCAGTGCACGCTGCAGCCCCACACAGCATCTGGAGCAGGAGCAGGCCCTGGCCAGACAGTTCGCCGAGATCCTCCACTTCACACTGCGTTTTGATGAGCTTAAG ATGACAAACCCCGCCATACAAAATGACTTCAGCTACTATAGAAGGACACTGAGCCGAATGCGCATTAACAATGTCGCT GCGGAGGAGCATAACGAGGTCAATAATGAACTGGCCAATCGGATGTCTCTGTTCTATGCCAATGCCACGCCGATGCTGAAAACGCTAAGCGACGCCACAACAAAATTTGTCTCAGAT AACACTGACTTACCCATTGAGAACACGACAGACTGCCTCAGTACAATGGCCAGTGTGTGTAAAGTCATGTTGGAGACACC GGAGTACCGTAGCCGCTTTGCCAACGAGGACACTGTGTCCTTCTGTTTGCGTGTGATGGTGGGGGTAATCATCCTTTACGACTATGTCCACCCTGCAGGAGCCTTCACCAGGTCCTCCAAGATAGAC ATGAAAGGATGCATCAAAGTCCTCAAAGATCAGCCTCCAAGCAGTGTGGAGGGCCTTTTAAATGCTCTCAG gtacacaacaAAGCATTTGAATGATGAGACTACCTCCAAGCAAATAAAGAATATGCTACAAGTCAATTAA
- the fam49ba gene encoding CYFIP-related Rac1 interactor B isoform X2, which produces MTNPAIQNDFSYYRRTLSRMRINNVAAEEHNEVNNELANRMSLFYANATPMLKTLSDATTKFVSDNTDLPIENTTDCLSTMASVCKVMLETPEYRSRFANEDTVSFCLRVMVGVIILYDYVHPAGAFTRSSKIDMKGCIKVLKDQPPSSVEGLLNALRYTTKHLNDETTSKQIKNMLQVN; this is translated from the exons ATGACAAACCCCGCCATACAAAATGACTTCAGCTACTATAGAAGGACACTGAGCCGAATGCGCATTAACAATGTCGCT GCGGAGGAGCATAACGAGGTCAATAATGAACTGGCCAATCGGATGTCTCTGTTCTATGCCAATGCCACGCCGATGCTGAAAACGCTAAGCGACGCCACAACAAAATTTGTCTCAGAT AACACTGACTTACCCATTGAGAACACGACAGACTGCCTCAGTACAATGGCCAGTGTGTGTAAAGTCATGTTGGAGACACC GGAGTACCGTAGCCGCTTTGCCAACGAGGACACTGTGTCCTTCTGTTTGCGTGTGATGGTGGGGGTAATCATCCTTTACGACTATGTCCACCCTGCAGGAGCCTTCACCAGGTCCTCCAAGATAGAC ATGAAAGGATGCATCAAAGTCCTCAAAGATCAGCCTCCAAGCAGTGTGGAGGGCCTTTTAAATGCTCTCAG gtacacaacaAAGCATTTGAATGATGAGACTACCTCCAAGCAAATAAAGAATATGCTACAAGTCAATTAA